In Phaseolus vulgaris cultivar G19833 chromosome 3, P. vulgaris v2.0, whole genome shotgun sequence, the sequence ACTGTAAATGTAAATTATGAGAACCATTTTTTTGTGTAGTTGAGAATCACGTTGTCATTGGTTTCTTCTATATTCCCTTCTACCATGCTTGAAGCATATATTGAGTCATAAAAAATAATGCCCTCCCCAGCAACTACGTTTTCATGTTCTTGATTGTTATCACTTGTTGGGATTTAAAATATGACAAATGTAAAATATGTTAGCATTAAGATTTTATTGTGAAAAAGTGAAATATTTCTAGGCCTTTGGGTGCATTATAAACACTTCTAAAACGGGCTTAAGCTCCCTAATGTTGCGGTGTAATCAAACATTAAATTGAAGTTTAGTGTAGTTGCAATATTAGAAGAATTTTTTGTACAAAGAAAAGAAGTAATAATCTGAAAGAAGGAAGTGATTTTGAAGTGAAAAAGGTAGATAGCTACATATGATTCCGGTTCTGATACCACCACCTTACAAACGGATTTACTAAACCTAACTCATTCAGCATgtagtttgaaaaatattagtttCACCACACCATCACAAGTGAACCGAGTTGAACTCATAAATTTAGATTTGTTTTAACTGATCTAGTGACATATAAGTGTGCGTAGTTACATTAAATGATTCACCTAATAACAAAAcaaatctaattaattattgatttaCAATTTCAATATGAAATgtccattttttaattttagataaaaaaaaaataacatatggTTAGTTTCAAAGAACACATTATTTGATAGTTCATAACCGCAATGAATGTTTATTAATTCCACTAACTAATTTGATGCTTAATGGTAATTGCAAAATTAGAATAGCAATTcactttattatataaataataataataatacttttctTTATTAGATACGTCTAGGTTATCATAAGTACCTAGTTCAAACATTGATTTCAACAAAGTTTTAAAATGAAGGTTTATTCCAATTTGCCTTTGTGTTAACATTCtcttgaaaatatatattttttagaacaAATCTTATATATGACattatagatattatttttcaataatcaTACTTAAGATTTCACTTTGATAATATGtagtgtttaaaaaaatatttattaaagtaATCGAAATAAAATTCTACCATTGATTAGAGAAAGTAATGTAATAATATTTATGGTATTATCTGTGTCACTTTTTTCTAACGAAAGAGGATGAGACCCCAGGGACACCAGTCAAACACCAGCATTGTTCAGTTGAAGGTATATTAAAATGGATTTGCAGGCACCTCTAGCTAAGCAAAAGTTAGAATGatgtaaaatttgaattttataaaaaaaaagcacGTGATTACGCACACGCGCCAGCATATGAGTGTTGGAATAGACGGGGATGTTATCCGATTTGGAGGTATTCCTAAGGCCAAACAGCTATTCAAAGTTCCTATTCAGTGAAAGCTAtatcctttcttttctttcttttccaaTCAACCAGTGATTCAGTGAGAAGTAATTTTACATTGGGCTTTGTCCTCAAATTGTGGCACAAAAAGGATGAAAGTTAGCATACATGCATCCAGATGTCCACACTCAAACGTCAACTCATCCATTAAATGTAGTAAACTCAAGCACATGTGATGAATACTTCACCTGCTATCTCTCTGCTGTCCACGCCTTTCACTTTCTTTTCACCTCTCGTGTCATTTCGCTAGCTGCACACCAAAACTTAATTACATGAACAAGGATGCTGATGTTGTTTCTTCACTTGGAAAGGACACAATAATTGTGATCAaagaattattaataatatcaatataaCTTGCTTCAAGAAGTTGCAGGTGCAGTGCATAATAAGAATGGTTATTTCCATTGTACAGattaaatgaaaatttgaaagcCAGAGGGGCTCTCCATCTACATGTTTGATGTCAAAACCAAAAACCCCAGTATTCTTCTAAAGGGAAAATTGGAGGCCTAAATCCCAAGGGGAAAAAGATACAATACAATGAAGCCATGGAGCAGAACAACTCCTCAATAATGACAATTGAAATTACAAGCTCCACATTAGCTGTGAATGTCACCCCTCTCCTAATAGTATCTTTATCCAACAACAGGATGATTTCTTTCATCCATATACCCCCCAAAAGCTATATAAACAATTTCAGCATCTTCTTGATGGGGCTTATTGAGAAAACAGTGGACAAGAAGGAACACACAAAAGTGAACCCCTTAAGCAAGTTGTGTCCATGTCCTTCATTCAAATATCAATTgttggaatcaaaacacaaaagGTATATATACAGGAGATTTGCATTTTGCACCACTAACCCCATGCCAACTCCTGGGGTTCTTTAGTTCTGTAGTCTGGGAAGTAGCTGGTCTTTGCTTCTCTTGCCCTACAAATTTACAAACTGTTGATACAACCAGGTTAAAACCCCTGGTCATTGAATGGTTCTAGTAAGTTTGCACTTGGAAATGAAGATTGTATCTGAATAATTCAAACTACACAACTTCAAAAGCTCAGCCGACTGTTGTTTCAATATAGGATTGCAACCGCTTTGGATCACAAGGAGAAGTTTTGCAGCAAGTCCTGCTTCCACAGCGATCAAAGAGCACTCCTCAGGTGCCAGCTTGCACACAGACCACAGTATTGACAATGCATATTGAGTGCAGTTTTCAGAGATCCGCATCAACAATTTCACCATAACGTGTATCGTATTAGAACAATTCTTCAAAGCTAATCTGCCTTCGGGAACAGAAGCCAGTGCATCCAAGATAGAAAGAGCCAATTCCAAACATTCGGACTCCAAACCAGACAACAACTCAACCAATTGAGAAACAGCCCCAATGCTTACCAGCAAACTCTTAACTTCTGAATGCAAGCACACTGTCCTGAGGAGCCTCAATCCAGGGCAGATTCCATTTGTGTGCCTCTTGTCTTTCACGAGCCTCATTAACCCAACCAAAAGACTATGGCTCCTGAAAATCTCCAACTGGAAATCCTTCCCTTCAATCAGTGTCTCAATCAGCCGCGTGCAATTGATCTTCGTCTCAATTGAACCCTCATTCAAAATGTCCACCATCAAAGAAACCCTCGCAGGCTGCAGTAGATTCCTCTTGGACTCACAATCCAGGTTCAAACTCACAAGAACACCAATAACCTCGGAGCCAACGGCATAGGAAGTGAAAGGACCGAGCAACGCCGACACCACGGAGACTCCGTCGCCATCGACCAATACCTTGCGGGCAGTGGCATGAGCAGCCACCACTTGATGGAGCTCCTTGAGGGCAAGAACACGAGCTTGACCCTTCACCTTCTTGAGAGTCTCAACAAGCTCCGACACCCTCCCATGGACGTCTTCTGATCTCTTCTTCATCACAAGGTACTTCTGAGAAAACCAAGTGGATATCAAACGGTAGAGGGTAGTGTTTGGTGTGATGGAATCGTCCCAGAGCTCTTGCATTGTGGTGGGGCAAGTGAAGTGTCCCAGACTGAACCATTTGAGAATGTTGGACCTCTCGTAGGTCTGACCCGTGCAAAGAGTCACAGGGTCCTGCATTGGCTCAAGGGAAATTGGGCAGATGAAGACAGAGGGAACTTCACTCAAGTCTAACTCTTCAATCATTCTCCCAAGATCCAGTTTTTCACCAACCCCAGTCCCCACAATCCCAGAATCCACGCCGCCCAAAACCCCATCTTTCACCGCCGTGTCCAGATCTAGAATCTGGCCCTCGATCCCATCCCTCTTACAAGAAGGCTGAAACATGGCCATTTTCGGAACCCCtttgagaaaaagaaaccaGCTTCGGAGAGAAACCAGAAAATAAAATCACTAAAATGAGAAACCGAAACAGCCTTCAATGGACATTACACACGTCAAGTGGGTGAAAGAAGAATAAAACTCTACCGGAGCAGTCTCTCATGAGCAGTTTCCAAGCAACAAACTTGCTTTATTGTACAAATCACTCTGTTCCTGTTCTCTCTCTTGTAATAagttatttttctctctctctatccGCTTTATCTGATCTCTTTCAATGGTCAAAAGAATCATTACCATCATATTTCACATCATAAGCACATAATCAAGCTTGAAAGGGGGCTTAAATCAGCGAAACAATAAAGAATGTAGACCAATCAAAGAGCAAACAGTGAAGAACAGTGGCCTACTAACCACAAGAAGTAAATCAATGGCAGTAGAAAGTTCTAAGAAACAGTCGAAAGAGGCATTGGGGAAGGGGGGAAATAATTGAAGAGGCAAAAGGAGAAAATAGAAAGAAGGGTTAGGGAGTGATAAATCAAGAGGGACCGTACCGGCATGGGGAAGAAAGAGTGGGAAGAAGAAAAGGCATCACTGGCTGGCACTGCCAAAGGGAAAGGCTCATCCTACACACAGCCAGGACTGCCACTGAACACCTCTTCCCTTTTTGGCCACATTCTTGACTTCTTCTAATCACCCCTCACCAAATAGTAAGCAAATTCATTTGGGTAAAATTaaggtttaattaccttttttcttttttcaattaaCTAATCTTTCTTCcacatttttttctaaatatttccACTCATAATCTCTGTCTTACTTAATTAATGCtccttttttaatattaattaatatagttttcATGTGTTTGCGTTAACATAACATAAATTATACATGTGCCATTGTTTTATTAGTTCTTTAGCTACATATTATAAATACGTCAAGAAAAGCTGTATAATATTTTAGGgtttaaattcaaaaataaaaaattaccgaaactgatttttttaaattttattttttatttgaacggtttatttgaaattttaaattaaaaatcaagaaTCGAACCGtttgttatatttataaatattgtattatatacatttaaattaattagtaactgccaaatatatatatatatatatatatatgagtatTTAATGAAAGTTATTAGATATGTTGATTGTATTGTATTTAGAATACATTTATCTTTATCAAAATATAAGATCATATTAgtgttttagtttttaaactacgaaattatatagtttatttttaaatatgagaaaaaaattgaaattataaatatgataataattataaataaaaatttagaacatatttttcatttaacattttttctaatttggtttaatttttttattagattaaaattgaatctAACTCATTTGATGTTAGGTTTTATTCATGTGACTTCCTTAATAAAATATCGAACTAAACTGAGCTATGAATGTTCCTAATAACATCACGCTTAACCTATGCCAAAGGGTAAAATATTAAttcatttcattactcaaactTTTATGCAAATGTGTCATTGGTGTGTAAAAGGGAATttaatgatgatttttttatggttGTTCTTGTTAATATTGGAACTGTCATTGAATGTGTAATTTCAGTCGTAATCTTCGCAAaaattgcaattttttttaatatgttttgttTTATGAGCAATTTAAACATGGAAtaccataataaaaaattatttttatttataaaataatactcGAAGACCATTTTGCATCAATgtataattaattgattaacTTCAAACATAACTCGAATTGTTTGCTATTACAAGGTATATAAAcaactattttatataaataaaattgttcaACTACTGTAAGAAACATACAAAGTTATTATGATTAAGTTAAATTAATCAAgtataaaatgtaaaaactattataatgtttataaaagtaaatatttttctattctaACTGGCATGACACATTGAATTAAGTAATAGTTccacttataattttttatttatttattataatgcAGTTGAATATGAacacaattaaaataattaattagtataaAAATGTTGAATAATGTATATTTAATGCAATTTAATACTTTAAGATGCATCCACCTCAAGTTTTATGATTTTGCGGTTGGTCTATCCTATACTATATTATAATTCACAAGagactttaataataaaaaacatcaaTTAAAGGCAGAACTGTATAAGTCTAATACAATATGTAAAAAGAATCCATTTTCATTACTAATGTACTATTTATCTAAATTATAAGGGACACTTCTTGTGTTATGGACTTATTGCTTTTAATATTATACGAGAACAAACTCCAAACACAAATGATCTTCTTGTAAATGACAAGTTACATACTATCGTTTTTCCCTgtg encodes:
- the LOC137808208 gene encoding U-box domain-containing protein 30-like, translating into MAMFQPSCKRDGIEGQILDLDTAVKDGVLGGVDSGIVGTGVGEKLDLGRMIEELDLSEVPSVFICPISLEPMQDPVTLCTGQTYERSNILKWFSLGHFTCPTTMQELWDDSITPNTTLYRLISTWFSQKYLVMKKRSEDVHGRVSELVETLKKVKGQARVLALKELHQVVAAHATARKVLVDGDGVSVVSALLGPFTSYAVGSEVIGVLVSLNLDCESKRNLLQPARVSLMVDILNEGSIETKINCTRLIETLIEGKDFQLEIFRSHSLLVGLMRLVKDKRHTNGICPGLRLLRTVCLHSEVKSLLVSIGAVSQLVELLSGLESECLELALSILDALASVPEGRLALKNCSNTIHVMVKLLMRISENCTQYALSILWSVCKLAPEECSLIAVEAGLAAKLLLVIQSGCNPILKQQSAELLKLCSLNYSDTIFISKCKLTRTIQ